The Ptychodera flava strain L36383 chromosome 3, AS_Pfla_20210202, whole genome shotgun sequence region TACATCAAGAAGAACGGTCAATGGGTTATATGTGATTGGATGAATCATAGAGTTCAGGTTATTGATCCAATCAAACTCTGCTGTGATCTCATCTTACAATTCCATGCATTCCCAAAGTCATTTGATCCATGGAATGTCACAGTGGATGAAGACAATGACCAATACTTTATGAGTGATTGGGGGAATGGCCAAGTTGTGGTGAGTTCTGGACAAAGCAagattttaaactgttttggACGCAAAGAAGGAATTGCACCAAGAGGTATCTGCTTGAGTCCTGATGGTTTTATATTCATTGGTGACTTGAATGGATATgtgagaaaatataataaatctggTGAACACATTGCAAGAACTGAAGAAGGACAAGTCAGTAAACCCTATGGTCTGATTGTGaataagaaatgtatttttgtatcagatTTTGGCAGGAattgtgttcatgttttgaatcaccagatgcaaagtataagagacattggcaaggGACACTTAGAGGGACCCTGGGGTTTGTGTTTTGATCACCAACAAGATggcatatatgtttgtgatAACTATGGGCATAGAGTGGTTCACTTCAATTGTGATGGTGAATTTCTCAGCTATAAAGGTCAAGGTCAGTTAGAGGAACCCCGTTACATTGCACTTTGTAAGGATAATCCATACAGATTAATTGTAACACAGGATTACTGTGTTAAACTACTGTACATATAAGCAGACATGACACCACATCATGTCAACTCTGCAGGGATATCTctggtgaaaatttacaaattttctgacaaattttacacaactcATTGCAGCTGGCAGGctgtaaatgtgtattttttgctgtcgtttcagaaatttgcatatttactcaTGGACCctggagggtctatgatttaatggtaattttgtatcaaacatcaacatttCACTTCAACGAACTGTTTTATCaaactgttttgaaaaatactgtcaatgatatatttttttatatacattttcaaatttttctgacAGCAGCCTGTTGCAATATGTGGTGAGATGTTTGTcatcatgatttttttgactATCACAGATGTGTGGATGAGTGTACAGAAACATACATAGAAGCAGACATGACAATATAACATGTCAAGTCTGCAGGTATATTTCTGGTGAAAATCTACAACTTTCCAGACTAGTTTTACACAACACGATGCTACGGATGGgctgaaaatgttgaatttttgatgtaaaatttaaaGATTTTGGTATTTTCAGTCAATTTTGGATCAAACATTTGAATTAATTCCTAACGTGGCTAAAATAGTTGGTGTTTaccacaaaaatattaaaatttgtacattttaatgttttttgagATGAATCCGGCAGCAGATTTCACATCGTTTGCTACGCAGACAGCCCGTTGCATCGTGTTGGCAAAAATTTATCCGAAAAATTGATGACTTTTCACAGAGATGTGTGTGCGAAAACATACCTGGACATCCCAATGACTTTTCTGTATGTAGCGACGCCTTGATTATTTCAAAGCGAGTATAATATCCGCAGTTTTCATGGATTTTCATGGGGATCGCGGACAGCGACCCTCAACACAGGTCGCCATGTTTCAACTGAATGGCCAGTTCAACTGAATTCGAGTTCGACATCGTATCGCAAGAGGGCGCTATGACCAATAACGCTGTCAGGGAACTTATTTTTCTGGGGGAAAACttcaccagattacaatttccaTGTAAagcaaaaggctatgacacttcCATAATCCTCTTTAACACAGGAATAAACTTGTTGAAAAGACTGCGGGGCAGTGTTTCTTTGATTCCAAACActttttagagagagagagagagagagagagagagagagagagagagagagagagagagagaaacaaaatttgtatCGTGCCCAAATATCTTTCGCGTGTAACTTCATGTTTCGAACTTTTTTCTGAATAAGTTTAAAATCAGcgtgaatgtttgtttgttttcaaaaacaaagaGAGAGTGTAGATCCGACAGTCCCAATGGTCACAAGTGCCCGTGGATTCTACCTATGTCGTCTCTTTTGATTTCTGGTACCGGGTAATTATTTCAACTTAGGTGACTCCCTGGCCCCGATGAATTTTTCCTGTTTCATGGACCACTTGACCACGACGGTGACCTACGTATACTAACTTCTGACCCAGACAGCGACAGACAGTCGTGAcagtaattatgcaaattaaaatagGTATATGAAATGTGTGTAAAATGTGCACATTGAAATAACACTCTTGTTTTCCATTCTAAAGTTAAGTACAAAGTGTTAAATAATTGTTACGAAACAATTATTTACTATCCATTGTGGAAGTTTTAAGATTATTTGAGACAAAATGTAAAGTTTCTCAGTTTAAATTCATGTTGCAAATCCTACTCTATGCTTCTTGTTTTAGCTGTTgaaagtaaaaatgcacatacaGCCACCAAGTAGGTTTCGTATTAGATTTCATGCAGACTGTATACGTACAACATGCTAATAGAAAGTCTGATAGctccatgtatgtatgtatgtatgtatgtatgtatgtatgtatgtatgtatgtatgtatgtatgtatgtatgtatgtatgtatgtatgtatgtatgtatgtatgtatgtatgaatgtatgtatatatgtatgtatgtatgtatgtacgtacgagtgtgtgtgtgtgtgtgtgtgtgtgtgtgtgtgtgtgcgcgcgcgcgcgcATTTATATATAAACTTATGATTATGATTTCGGtgctaaaatttcaaaaccaacTACTTTGCTATCAATTTTAAAATCTGAACAAGTTTTACAACAGGTTAAC contains the following coding sequences:
- the LOC139129421 gene encoding E3 ubiquitin-protein ligase TRIM71-like, which translates into the protein MQIQNSHPHSTLFSRDDIHVKELHHYKTTFTKTHGKVTTDVYVQEARLGAYQRKKHELVRDFTAETTQVGQMENSMESDFIQLKIGTTNYSRQKKVELREDNEVLTLYKLKGEIGRVTEGHPVKESVLEVFGSGSMPGQFNWARGIYIKKNGQWVICDWMNHRVQVIDPIKLCCDLILQFHAFPKSFDPWNVTVDEDNDQYFMSDWGNGQVVVSSGQSKILNCFGRKEGIAPRGICLSPDGFIFIGDLNGYVRKYNKSGEHIARTEEGQVSKPYGLIVNKKCIFVSDFGRNCVHVLNHQMQSIRDIGKGHLEGPWGLCFDHQQDGIYVCDNYGHRVVHFNCDGEFLSYKGQGQLEEPRYIALCKDNPYRLIVTQDYCVKLLYI